In the Amblyraja radiata isolate CabotCenter1 chromosome 13, sAmbRad1.1.pri, whole genome shotgun sequence genome, one interval contains:
- the LOC116979511 gene encoding uncharacterized protein K02A2.6-like: MVCCLPGAKVQDILEQLLGILKSDGEQPGVVVHVGTNDIDGGRGRFQTYLTINTHKGLYRYNRLVFGVASAPAMWQRAMEQVLQGIPGTQCYLDDILITGRTVEEHLSNLERVLGRLKRYGLRANKAKCDFFKEQLAYCGHLIDRHGLHKSPDKIAAVVNAPAPVNVSQLRSFLGLINYYHKFLPNLSAILYPLNGLLKSGVKWNWTLECVKAFADNKALITSRKVLAHFDPAIPIKLACDASPYGIGAVLSHQFPGGHERPIAFASRSLSTAEKNYAQIDREALSLVWGVKKFNHYLYGQKFTLITDHQPLVSIFNPKKGVPLMTAQRLQRWALFLGAHRYDIQYRGTKLHGNADSLSRLPLPIVSDVPMTDVAELFHMSICEVLPVDKKRIERETRNDRTLSGVYDVTVRGWPAEGDSRFPQYSARREQLSTCRGTVMCGSRVVIPQKLQKQILEELHVGHLGCTKMKSLARAYVWWPGIDGQIEELAKNCSGCRLEQKTPPLAPIHPWEWPSGPWKRVHIDYAGPFQESMFLVVVDAHSKWPEVIKMSSTTSQKTIATLRTIFARYGLPEQICSDNGPQFVSEDFKKFLKTNGIKHCTSAPYHPATNGLAERFVQTFKKALKAMKHEDLPMQHKLDNFLFNYRNAVHAVTGQLPAMVFFNRQLGSKLDLVRPDLRRQVEQKVFHCAPQRLTRSFQVGEAVLARDYRNQKWQPGVVAEVQGPLMYAVNTADGQIRRHVDQIIQSTIAPHLEPRLSASDQPVSMGGQWSNKELEPIVPMSCYPVLAAKEAPMPSLDISPAKVAVQVPDQVVAIPKQVFPSSEVRCSPVESGLRRSTRISRPPQRLIDEL; encoded by the coding sequence ATGGAGGTAGAGGAAGATTCCAGACATACCTGACGATTAATACGCATAAAGGCTTGTATAGGTATAATAGGTTGGTTTTTGGGGTAGCTTCGGCGCCGGCTATGTGGCAGAGAGCCATGGAGCAGGTGCTGCAAGGTATTCCAGGTACCCAATGTTACTTGGATGATATTTTGATCACAGGTAGGACGGTGGAAGAACACCTCTCCAATTTGGAACGGGTGTTGGGCAGGTTAAAACGTTATGGCCTTAGGGCTAACAAGGCCAAGTGTGACTTCTTCAAGGAACAACTGGCGTATTGTGGACATTTGATTGATAGACATGGGTTGCATAAATCACCAGACAAAATTGCTGCGGTGGTAAATGCGCCAGCTCCGGTGAATGTGTCACAGTTACGCTCATTTCTGGGACTGATAAATTACTATCATAAATTTTTGCCAAACTTATCTGCTATCCTGTATCCATTAAATGGATTGTTAAAATCAGGGGTGAAATGGAATTGGACGTTGGAATGTGTGAAGGCATTTGCTGATAATAAGGCCTTGATTACATCAAGGAAGGTGCTTGCACATTTTGATCCAGCAATACCAATTAAGCTGGCTTGTGATGCATCTCCTTATGGTATAGGTGCAGTGCTTTCACATCAGTTTCCAGGGGGTCATGAACGACCAATTGCATTTGCATCAAGGTCATTGTCCACGGCTGAAAAGAATTACGCCCAAATTGATAGGGAGGCTCTTAGCCTTGTATGGGGTGTTAAAAAATTTAATCATTACTTATATGGACAGAAATTTACATTGATTACGGATCATCAGCCGTTGGTTTCGATATTTAATCCAAAAAAGGGGGTGCCCTTGATGACGGCACAGCGCTTGCAGAGATGGGCCTTGTTTTTGGGTGCACATCGTTATGACATCCAGTATAGAGGCACAAAGTTGCATGGGAATGCAGATAGTTTGTCAAGATTGCCATTACCGATTGTAAGTGATGTACCAATGACTGATGTGGCAGAATTGTTTCATATGTCCATTTGTGAAGTGTTGCCAGTGGATAAAAAACGTATAGAGCGTGAGACAAGGAATGATAGGACTCTTTCAGGGGTATATGATGTAACAGTACGAGGGTGGCCAGCGGAAGGAGATTCTCGTTTTCCTCAATATTCAGCAAGAAGAGAACAATTGTCTACGTGCAGGGGTACCGTGATGTGTGGTTCTAGAGTGGTGATCCCCCAAAAGTTACAGAAACAAATCTTGGAGGAACTACACGTTGGTCATCTAGGATGCACTAAGATGAAAAGTCTGGCTCGTGCATATGTATGGTGGCCAGGTATTGATGGCCAGATTGAGGAATTGGCCAAAAATTGTTCTGGCTGTCGGCTTGAGCAGAAGACACCTCCATTGGCCCCTATCCATCCATGGGAATGGCCGTCTGGTCCATGGAAACGGGTTCATATTGATTATGCAGGACCCTTTCAAGAGTCTATGTTCCTGGTGGTAGTAGATGCGCATTCGAAATGGCCAGAGGTTATAAAGATGTCCTCGACTACGTCTCAGAAGACGATTGCGACGTTACGAACAATTTTTGCAAGGTATGGTTTGCCTGAACAAATATGTTCGGATAACGGGCCTCAATTTGTATCTGAAGACTTTAAGAAGTTTCTGAAGACTAATGGCATTAAACACTGTACGTCGGCACCTTATCATCCAGCAACAAATGGACTGGCGGAGCGTTTTGTACAGACCTTTAAGAAGGCGCTTAAAGCAATGAAACATGAGGATCTGCCTATGCAACATAAATTGGACAATTTTTTGTTCAACTATAGAAATGCGGTTCATGCTGTAACAGGTCAATTACCTGCGATGGTGTTTTTCAACAGACAGTTGGGTTCCAAATTGGACTTAGTTCGTCCTGATCTTAGAAGACAAGTGGAACAGAAAGTGTTCCATTGTGCACCTCAACGTCTTACCAGGAGTTTCCAGGTTGGTGAAGCTGTACTTGCCCGCGATTATAGAAACCAGAAATGGCAGCCGGGAGTTGTTGCGGAGGTACAAGGACCTCTAATGTATGCAGTCAACACGGCCGATGGCCAGATTCGCCGGCATGTGGATCAAATCATACAGTCTACTATTGCTCCTCATCTGGAACCTCGGTTAAGTGCTTCAGATCAGCCAGTATCAATGGGGGGCCAATGGTCGAATAAGGAATTGGAACCTATTGTGCCTATGTCTTGTTATCCTGTTCTAGCTGCCAAAGAAGCACCTATGCCTTCGTTGGATATTTCACCAGCTAAAGTAGCAGTACAGGTTCCTGACCAGGTGGTTGCAATACCAAAACAGGTGTTCCCTAGCTCGGAAGTGCGGTGTTCGCCTGTAGAATCTGGATTAAGACGCTCAACCAGAATATCAAGGCCGCCACAGAGGTTGATTGATGAACTTTGA